The Allochromatium tepidum genome has a window encoding:
- a CDS encoding PstS family phosphate ABC transporter substrate-binding protein: MNKTLIAAAVTLAATTLSTQAMARDTIYIVGSSTVFPFSTAVAETFGRTGKFKTPKVESTGTGGGMKLFCGGVGVDHPDITNASRAMKASEFEACQEAGVKEITEVKIGFDGIAIANSKSAEPWDLSLKDVYLALAKDIPDGKGGFMANPNKTWKDVNAELPDLKIEVLGPPPTSGTRDAFVELAMEGGCNSIPEIKDLKKSDEKKHKAVCQGIREDGAYIEAGENDNLIVQKLVANPSALGIFGYSFLDQNTDKVQGAKIDGVEPTYDTISDGSYPISRSLYFYVKKAHVGTIPGIEEYVKEFTSDKAWGPDGYLADKGLIALPDEERAAVAEAAQSLKSMEKPAK; encoded by the coding sequence ATGAACAAGACCCTGATCGCCGCGGCCGTGACCCTAGCCGCGACCACACTCTCGACCCAGGCCATGGCCCGCGATACCATCTACATCGTCGGCTCCTCGACCGTGTTCCCCTTCTCGACCGCCGTGGCCGAGACCTTCGGTCGTACCGGTAAGTTCAAGACCCCCAAGGTCGAGTCTACCGGCACCGGCGGCGGCATGAAGCTGTTCTGCGGCGGCGTGGGCGTCGATCATCCCGACATCACCAACGCCTCGCGCGCCATGAAGGCCAGCGAGTTCGAGGCCTGCCAGGAAGCCGGCGTCAAGGAGATCACCGAGGTCAAGATCGGCTTCGATGGCATCGCCATCGCCAACTCCAAGTCGGCCGAACCCTGGGATCTGAGTCTCAAGGACGTCTATCTGGCGCTCGCCAAGGATATCCCGGACGGCAAGGGCGGCTTCATGGCCAACCCCAACAAGACCTGGAAGGACGTCAACGCCGAACTGCCCGACCTCAAGATCGAGGTGCTGGGTCCGCCGCCCACCTCCGGCACCCGTGATGCCTTCGTCGAGCTGGCCATGGAAGGGGGCTGCAACAGCATCCCCGAGATCAAGGATCTCAAGAAGTCCGACGAGAAGAAGCACAAGGCCGTCTGCCAGGGCATCCGTGAAGACGGGGCCTATATCGAGGCCGGCGAGAACGACAACCTGATCGTGCAGAAGCTGGTGGCCAACCCGAGCGCGCTCGGCATCTTCGGCTACAGCTTCCTGGATCAGAACACCGACAAGGTCCAGGGCGCCAAGATCGACGGTGTCGAGCCCACCTATGACACCATCTCCGATGGTTCCTACCCGATCTCGCGTTCCCTCTACTTCTATGTCAAGAAGGCCCATGTCGGTACCATTCCGGGCATCGAGGAGTACGTCAAGGAGTTCACCAGCGACAAGGCCTGGGGTCCGGACGGCTATCTGGCCGACAAGGGGCTGATCGCCCTGCCTGACGAGGAGCGCGCCGCCGTCGCCGAGGCCGCGCAGTCGCTCAAGTCGATGGAGAAGCCCGCCAAGTAA